A genomic segment from Aegilops tauschii subsp. strangulata cultivar AL8/78 chromosome 1, Aet v6.0, whole genome shotgun sequence encodes:
- the LOC109766450 gene encoding uncharacterized protein: MVAVPHRSWSSTSLPAILPPTPDINRKFHLDVSGKLLPEIGFTTDHAYRISICDDNADSASNIVRDFLKALQSNRPEDLEAYLRHQVSIVEVKKVVSGAAIEITLQGIERTAEIRFEIEALKQMVVDEATSTRAGVESLKTVVADTKKELQELKTSTSAQVGCLKTAVAGTQKEVQELQTDMSDKDFATVVFRNTVANVACAFLVFLSGKVTFTVTEAAVDFVNHVGI; this comes from the exons ATG GTCGCAGTTCCACATCGCAGCTGGTCCTCCACCTCATTGCCTGCCATCCTCCCTCCCACTCCAGACATCAACAGGAAG TTTCATCTGGACGTGAGTGGCAAGCTGCTTCCCGAGATCGGGTTTACCACGGACCATGCCTACAGGATCTCCATCTGCGATGACAATGCTGACTCCGCATCAAACATAGTGAG GGACTTCCTGAAGGCACTTCAGTCAAACAGACCAGAGGATCTCGAGGCGTATCTGAGGCACCAG GTCTCTATTGTGGAGGTAAAGAAGGTGGTCAGCGGAGCTGCTATCGAAATCACGCTCCAGGGAATAGAGCGAACCGCCGAAATCCGTTTTGAGATTGAAGCGCTCAAGCAGATGGTGGTGGATGAGGCCACCTCCACCAGGGCTGGAGTGGAGTCCTTGAAGACAGTGGTGGCGGACACGAAGAAGGAGCTGCAGGAGCTGAAGACCTCCACCAGTGCCCAAGTGGGGTGCTTGAAGACTGCCGTGGCGGGCACGCAGAAGGAGGTCCAGGAGCTGCAGACGGATATGTCAGATAAGGACTTTGCCACGGTGGTCTTTCGCAACACTGTCGCTAATGTGGCGTGCGCATTTCTGGTTTTCTTGTCTGGGAAGGTGACGTTCACTGTTACTGAAGCAGCGGTGGACTTTGTGAACCACGTAGGGATATGA